Proteins from one Salvelinus alpinus chromosome 34, SLU_Salpinus.1, whole genome shotgun sequence genomic window:
- the tp53i3 gene encoding quinone oxidoreductase PIG3 isoform X3 produces the protein MATLLRYLNQQCVNFAQVLEDMSQHQRPSENNMMTAVCIDTPGGPESMLLRNVPRPQPEHGKVLIRVHATALNRADTLQRKGLYPAPPGESEVLGLEAAGTVASVGPGVRQCWRLGDRVMTLLSGGGYAEYVAVPEELLMSIPTHLTVYQAAAIPEAWLTAFQLLHFVAQVKEGEIVLVHAGASGVGTAAVQLVRLAGAIPIVTAGSSEKLQMAETLGAAAGFNYKHEDFAEKVSDFTAGRGANVILDCIGGSNWERNVACLATDGRWVLYGLMGGKTVTGDILGKLLSKRGQLLCSLLRSRSLQVIIKQIW, from the exons ATGGCTACATTGTTGCGCTACCTCAATCAACAATGCGTAAACTTTGCTCAA GTTCTTGAAGACATGTCACAACATCAGAGACCATCAGAAAACAAT ATGATGACGGCAGTGTGTATTGACACACCAGGGGGACCAGAGAGTATGCTGTTGAGGAatgtccccagacctcaacctgAACATGGAAAAGTCCTCATCAGAGTCCATGCAACCGCTCTGAACAGGGCTGACACATTGCAG AGGAAAGGACTGTACCCCGCTCCACCTGGTGAGAGTGAGGTCCTGGGTTTGGAGGCGGCTGGTACGGTGGCCAGCGTTGGCCCAGGGGTTAGGCAGTGCTGGAGGCTAGGGGACCGGGTCATGACCCTACTCTCTGGAGGAGGGTATGCCGAGTATGTGGCTGTTCCAGAAGAGCTTCTCATGTCTATCCCCACTCATCTCACTGTCTACCAGGCTGCTGCCATACCTGAGGCCTGGCTCACTGCATTTCAGCTCCTGCACTTTGTAG CTCAGGTGAAGGAAGGAGAGATAGTGTTGGTGCATGCTGGGGCCAGTGGGGTGGGGACTGCCGCTGTCCAGCTGGTCCGATTGGCTGGGGCTATTCCCATAGTTACTGCAGGAAGCTCTGAGAAACTACAGATGGCAGAGACACTGGGAGCCGCTGCTGGTTTCAACTACAAACATGAGGACTTTGCAGAGAAAGTTAGTGATTTTACAGCAG GCAGAGGAGCAAACGTCATCTTGGACTGCATTGGTGGGTCCAACTGGGAGAGGAACGTGGCCTGTCTGGCCACAGATGGACGATGGGTGCTATATGGCCTCATGGGAGGAAAGACCGTGACAGGAGACATACTGGGCAAGCTGCTGTCCAAACGAGGACAGCTCCTCTGTAGCCTCCTCAGGTCACGCAGTCTACAGGTGAT TATAAAGCAGATCTGGTGA
- the tp53i3 gene encoding quinone oxidoreductase PIG3 isoform X1, with product MATLLRYLNQQCVNFAQVLEDMSQHQRPSENNMMTAVCIDTPGGPESMLLRNVPRPQPEHGKVLIRVHATALNRADTLQRKGLYPAPPGESEVLGLEAAGTVASVGPGVRQCWRLGDRVMTLLSGGGYAEYVAVPEELLMSIPTHLTVYQAAAIPEAWLTAFQLLHFVAQVKEGEIVLVHAGASGVGTAAVQLVRLAGAIPIVTAGSSEKLQMAETLGAAAGFNYKHEDFAEKVSDFTAGRGANVILDCIGGSNWERNVACLATDGRWVLYGLMGGKTVTGDILGKLLSKRGQLLCSLLRSRSLQYKADLVRAFSERALPHFSDPTSSPCHLRPVIDSMFSLDQVADAHRHMEANRNTGKIVINVMNPQ from the exons ATGGCTACATTGTTGCGCTACCTCAATCAACAATGCGTAAACTTTGCTCAA GTTCTTGAAGACATGTCACAACATCAGAGACCATCAGAAAACAAT ATGATGACGGCAGTGTGTATTGACACACCAGGGGGACCAGAGAGTATGCTGTTGAGGAatgtccccagacctcaacctgAACATGGAAAAGTCCTCATCAGAGTCCATGCAACCGCTCTGAACAGGGCTGACACATTGCAG AGGAAAGGACTGTACCCCGCTCCACCTGGTGAGAGTGAGGTCCTGGGTTTGGAGGCGGCTGGTACGGTGGCCAGCGTTGGCCCAGGGGTTAGGCAGTGCTGGAGGCTAGGGGACCGGGTCATGACCCTACTCTCTGGAGGAGGGTATGCCGAGTATGTGGCTGTTCCAGAAGAGCTTCTCATGTCTATCCCCACTCATCTCACTGTCTACCAGGCTGCTGCCATACCTGAGGCCTGGCTCACTGCATTTCAGCTCCTGCACTTTGTAG CTCAGGTGAAGGAAGGAGAGATAGTGTTGGTGCATGCTGGGGCCAGTGGGGTGGGGACTGCCGCTGTCCAGCTGGTCCGATTGGCTGGGGCTATTCCCATAGTTACTGCAGGAAGCTCTGAGAAACTACAGATGGCAGAGACACTGGGAGCCGCTGCTGGTTTCAACTACAAACATGAGGACTTTGCAGAGAAAGTTAGTGATTTTACAGCAG GCAGAGGAGCAAACGTCATCTTGGACTGCATTGGTGGGTCCAACTGGGAGAGGAACGTGGCCTGTCTGGCCACAGATGGACGATGGGTGCTATATGGCCTCATGGGAGGAAAGACCGTGACAGGAGACATACTGGGCAAGCTGCTGTCCAAACGAGGACAGCTCCTCTGTAGCCTCCTCAGGTCACGCAGTCTACAG TATAAAGCAGATCTGGTGAGAGCCTTCTCAGAAAGGGCCCTACCTCACTTCTCAGACCCGACTAGCTCCCCCTGCCACCTGAGGCCTGTAATCGACAGCATGTTCAGTCTGGACCAGGTAGCTGATGCTCACAGACACATGGAAGCCAATAGAAACACGGGAAAGATTGTAATCAATGTCATGAACCCACAATGA
- the tp53i3 gene encoding quinone oxidoreductase PIG3 isoform X2: MSQHQRPSENNMMTAVCIDTPGGPESMLLRNVPRPQPEHGKVLIRVHATALNRADTLQRKGLYPAPPGESEVLGLEAAGTVASVGPGVRQCWRLGDRVMTLLSGGGYAEYVAVPEELLMSIPTHLTVYQAAAIPEAWLTAFQLLHFVAQVKEGEIVLVHAGASGVGTAAVQLVRLAGAIPIVTAGSSEKLQMAETLGAAAGFNYKHEDFAEKVSDFTAGRGANVILDCIGGSNWERNVACLATDGRWVLYGLMGGKTVTGDILGKLLSKRGQLLCSLLRSRSLQYKADLVRAFSERALPHFSDPTSSPCHLRPVIDSMFSLDQVADAHRHMEANRNTGKIVINVMNPQ; encoded by the exons ATGTCACAACATCAGAGACCATCAGAAAACAAT ATGATGACGGCAGTGTGTATTGACACACCAGGGGGACCAGAGAGTATGCTGTTGAGGAatgtccccagacctcaacctgAACATGGAAAAGTCCTCATCAGAGTCCATGCAACCGCTCTGAACAGGGCTGACACATTGCAG AGGAAAGGACTGTACCCCGCTCCACCTGGTGAGAGTGAGGTCCTGGGTTTGGAGGCGGCTGGTACGGTGGCCAGCGTTGGCCCAGGGGTTAGGCAGTGCTGGAGGCTAGGGGACCGGGTCATGACCCTACTCTCTGGAGGAGGGTATGCCGAGTATGTGGCTGTTCCAGAAGAGCTTCTCATGTCTATCCCCACTCATCTCACTGTCTACCAGGCTGCTGCCATACCTGAGGCCTGGCTCACTGCATTTCAGCTCCTGCACTTTGTAG CTCAGGTGAAGGAAGGAGAGATAGTGTTGGTGCATGCTGGGGCCAGTGGGGTGGGGACTGCCGCTGTCCAGCTGGTCCGATTGGCTGGGGCTATTCCCATAGTTACTGCAGGAAGCTCTGAGAAACTACAGATGGCAGAGACACTGGGAGCCGCTGCTGGTTTCAACTACAAACATGAGGACTTTGCAGAGAAAGTTAGTGATTTTACAGCAG GCAGAGGAGCAAACGTCATCTTGGACTGCATTGGTGGGTCCAACTGGGAGAGGAACGTGGCCTGTCTGGCCACAGATGGACGATGGGTGCTATATGGCCTCATGGGAGGAAAGACCGTGACAGGAGACATACTGGGCAAGCTGCTGTCCAAACGAGGACAGCTCCTCTGTAGCCTCCTCAGGTCACGCAGTCTACAG TATAAAGCAGATCTGGTGAGAGCCTTCTCAGAAAGGGCCCTACCTCACTTCTCAGACCCGACTAGCTCCCCCTGCCACCTGAGGCCTGTAATCGACAGCATGTTCAGTCTGGACCAGGTAGCTGATGCTCACAGACACATGGAAGCCAATAGAAACACGGGAAAGATTGTAATCAATGTCATGAACCCACAATGA
- the LOC139563545 gene encoding dnaJ homolog subfamily C member 5-like — translation MAEPNQRPQRKMSTAGDGLYKVLGLEKGASQEEIKKAYRKLALRHHPDKNPDNPEAAEKFKEINNANSILNDETKRKVYDEYGSMGLYVAEQFGEESVKYYFLMHKCWFKTLMVFCGIFTCCCCCCFCCFCCGKCKPPGDEEHVYVDPEDLEAQIRAEQDRGDHQPVVVQPHTAAVEKAESDHDQSASNHSDPIFTTTDQ, via the exons ATGGCGGAACCAAACCAAAGGCCTCAACGTAAGATGTCCACCGCAGGAGACGGTCTCTACAAGGTACTCGGACTGGAGAAGGGGGCATCGCAAGAAGAGATAAAGAAGGCATACAG GAAACTAGCACTGAGGCATCACCCTGACAAGAACCCAGACAACCCCGAGGCAGCTGAGAAGTTTAAGGAGATCAACAATGCAAACTCCATCCTCAACGACGAAACCAAGCGGAAGGTCTATGACGAGTACGGCTCCATGGGCCTCTATGTCGCAGAGCAGTTTGGAGAGGAGAGTGTTAAATATTACTTCCTCATGCACAAGTGCTGGTTCAAG ACCCTGATGGTGTTCTGTGGGATCTtcacctgctgctgctgctgctgtttctGCTGCTTCTGCTGTGGGAAGTGCAAGCCACCGGGGGACGAGGAGCACGTATACGTAGACCCAGAGGACCTTGAGGCCCAGATCAGAGCCGAGCAGGACAGGG gTGACCATCAACCCGTTGTGGTCCAACCTCATACTGCTGCTGTTGAGAAGGCAGAGTCCGACCACGACCAGTCTGCATCCAACCACTCTGACCCTATATTCACCACAACGGACCAGTAA
- the LOC139563722 gene encoding proton-coupled zinc antiporter SLC30A2-like produces MDSEKHHLIEDDTTTYSMALLGSFPGSEQDKCPSPTTETGDRTAAAVRWQPVTATGHCHENDRVSWTESREKQLAKRKLIVASVVSLVFMVGEVIGGYAAHSLAIMTDAAHLLTDFGSIMVSLFSLWVSSRPPTKTMNFGWHRSEILGACLSVLSIWAVTGVLVFIAVQRILNDDFEIHSQIMLITSGCAVGVNVLMALILHQSSHSHGPSNHRPHDNTVNLSHGHSHGLPGGHGNTSVRAAFIHAVGDLLQSLGVLLAATIIHFWPEYKIADPICTFMFSVFVLGTTVTILKDVFRILMEGVPKGIDFNTVREMLLSLRGVKTTHNLHMWALTLSQSQLSVHVAIEEDASPQLVLMEATKLLQSEFGFSSITIQVEQYAEEMIYCMQCQEPTD; encoded by the exons ATGGATTCTGAGAAACACCATCTCATCGAGGATGATACTACAACATACTCGATGGCATTACTGGG GTCATTCCCTGGGTCTGAGCAAGACAAATGTCCCAGTCCAACAACAGAGACTGGAGACAGAACTGCTGCAGCTGTCCGGTGGCAACCTGTTACTGCTACTGGTCACTgccatgagaacgacagggttTCGTGGACAGAGAGTCGTGAGAAGCAGCTGGCCAAGAGGAAACTCATCGTCGCTTCTGTTGTCAGCCTGGTCTTCATGGTTGGAGAGGTGATCG GTGGCTACGCGGCACACAGTCTGGCCATCATGACCGACGCCGCTCATCTCCTCACAGACTTCGGTAGCATCATGGTCAGCCTCTTCTCTCTATGGGTCTCCTCCAGACCTCCCACCAAAACCATGAACTTTGGCTGGCATCGCTCAG AAATCCTGGGTGCCTGTCTGTCAGTGCTGTCCATCTGGGCTGTGACAGGAGTGCTGGTGTTCATCGCGGTTCAGAGGATCCTTAACGATGACTTTGAGATCCACAGCCAGATCATGCTCATTACCTCAGGCTGTGCTGTGGGGGTCAATGTCTT AATGGCACTAATCCTCCATCAGTCCAGTCACAGCCACGGTCCCTCCAACCACCGACCCCATGACAATACAGTCAACCTATCACACGGCCACTCTCACGGACTCCCTGGTGGCCATGGCAACACCAGCGTGAGAGCGGCTTTTATCCATGCAGTAGGGGATCTGTTGCAGAGTCTGGGGGTACTGCTGGCTGCTACCATTATACACTTCTGG CCTGAGTATAAAATAGCAGATCCCATTTGTACCTTCATGTTCTCTGTATTTGTGCTGGGAACAACTGTCACTATCCTGAAGGACGTCTTCAGGATACTCATGGAAG GGGTTCCTAAAGGTATCGACTTCAATACTGTGAGAGAAATGCTGCTGTCGCTGAGAGGAGTCAAGACCACACACAACCTCCACATGTGGGCCCTCACATTGAGCCAGTCACAGCTCTCTGTACACGTGGCTATAG AGGAAGATGCCAGTCCCCAACTGGTACTCATGGAGGCTACCAAGCTGCTCCAGTCAGAGTTTGGTTTCTCCAGCATCACCATCCAGGTAGAGCAGTATGCAGAGGAGATGATCTATTGCATGCAGTGTCAGGAGCCCACGGACTGA